A window of the Natronomonas salina genome harbors these coding sequences:
- the katG gene encoding catalase/peroxidase HPI, producing the protein MSGSNEEWWPNRLDLEILDQNGHTSDPMGEDFDYAEEFQKIDLDEVKSDIEDVMTTSQEWWPADYGHYGPLFIRMAWHSAGTYRTSDGRGGASGGTQRFAPLNSWPDNANLDKARRVLWPVKQKYGRKLSWADLIVLAGNVALESMGFETFGFAGGREDEWEPDKAVDWGPETEWEASERFDDEDALEEPLAATVMGLIYVNPEGPNGEPDPEWSAERIRTSFSRMAMNDEETAALIAGGHTFGKVHGAEDPDEHMGPEPEAAPIESQGLGWESSHGSGKGSDAITSGIEGPWNATPTQWDMGYLNNLLDNEWEPERGPGGAWQWTTTDGSLEGVAPGTEDPDEKEDVMMLTTDVALKRDPEYREIIERFREDPNEFRETFAKAWYKLIHRDMGPPERFLGPEVPDEEMLWQDPIPDADYELIEDAEIDELKETILDSDLSVSELVKTAWASASTYRDSDKRGGANGARIRLEPQRSWEVNDPEQLEAVLETYEGIQEEFNSSRTDDKRVSLADLIVLGGNAAVEKAAADAGYDVEVPFEPGRTDASQEQTDVESFEALEPQADGFRNYLGSGHEQSAEELLVDRADLLDLKPNEMTALVGGMRALKANYKDSELGVFTDEPETLNNDFFVNLLDMDYEWEPAEDPSEHQDIMGWEAPSDDHDIYEVIDRETGELEWTATRVDLVFGSNARLRAIAEVYASEDGEEELVDDFVEAWSKVMKLDRFDLE; encoded by the coding sequence ATGAGTGGTTCCAATGAGGAATGGTGGCCGAATCGGCTGGACCTGGAGATCCTCGACCAGAACGGGCACACGAGCGACCCGATGGGCGAGGACTTCGACTACGCGGAGGAGTTCCAGAAAATCGACCTCGATGAGGTAAAGTCCGACATCGAGGACGTGATGACCACGTCCCAGGAGTGGTGGCCGGCCGACTACGGCCACTACGGGCCGCTCTTCATCCGGATGGCGTGGCACAGCGCCGGCACCTACCGCACCAGCGACGGGCGGGGCGGCGCCTCGGGTGGGACCCAGCGGTTCGCGCCGCTGAACAGCTGGCCGGACAACGCGAACCTCGACAAGGCCCGGCGGGTGCTGTGGCCGGTCAAGCAGAAGTACGGCCGGAAGCTTTCGTGGGCCGACCTCATCGTCCTGGCCGGCAACGTCGCCCTGGAGTCGATGGGCTTCGAGACGTTCGGCTTCGCCGGCGGCCGCGAGGACGAGTGGGAGCCCGACAAAGCTGTCGACTGGGGCCCCGAGACCGAGTGGGAGGCCTCCGAGCGCTTCGACGACGAGGACGCACTCGAGGAGCCCCTCGCCGCGACCGTGATGGGGCTCATCTACGTGAACCCGGAGGGACCGAACGGCGAACCGGACCCCGAGTGGTCGGCCGAGCGCATCCGGACGTCGTTCAGCCGGATGGCGATGAACGACGAGGAGACGGCCGCGCTCATCGCCGGCGGCCACACGTTCGGGAAGGTCCACGGCGCCGAGGACCCCGACGAGCACATGGGGCCCGAGCCCGAGGCCGCCCCCATCGAATCGCAGGGCCTCGGCTGGGAGAGCAGCCACGGCTCCGGGAAGGGGTCCGACGCCATCACCAGCGGCATCGAGGGGCCGTGGAACGCCACGCCGACCCAGTGGGACATGGGCTACCTGAACAACCTGCTCGACAACGAGTGGGAGCCCGAGCGAGGTCCGGGTGGCGCCTGGCAGTGGACCACGACGGACGGCTCGCTCGAAGGCGTCGCCCCGGGCACCGAGGACCCCGACGAGAAGGAGGACGTCATGATGCTGACGACGGACGTCGCCCTGAAGCGCGACCCCGAGTACCGGGAGATCATCGAGCGCTTCCGGGAGGACCCCAACGAGTTCCGCGAGACCTTCGCGAAGGCGTGGTACAAGCTCATCCACCGCGACATGGGTCCGCCGGAGCGGTTCCTGGGCCCGGAGGTTCCCGACGAGGAGATGCTCTGGCAGGACCCCATCCCGGACGCGGACTACGAGCTGATCGAGGACGCGGAGATCGACGAGCTCAAGGAGACGATCCTCGATTCGGACCTCTCGGTCTCTGAGCTGGTCAAGACCGCCTGGGCGTCGGCGTCGACGTACCGCGACAGCGACAAGCGCGGCGGGGCGAACGGCGCCCGCATCCGCCTCGAACCCCAGCGGAGCTGGGAGGTCAACGACCCCGAGCAGCTGGAGGCGGTCCTCGAGACCTACGAGGGGATCCAGGAGGAGTTCAACAGCTCGCGGACCGACGACAAGCGCGTCTCGCTGGCCGACCTCATCGTCCTCGGCGGCAACGCGGCCGTCGAGAAGGCCGCGGCTGACGCCGGCTACGACGTCGAGGTCCCCTTCGAACCGGGGCGGACCGACGCCTCCCAGGAGCAGACCGACGTCGAGTCCTTCGAGGCGCTGGAGCCCCAGGCCGACGGCTTCCGCAACTACCTCGGCAGCGGCCACGAGCAGTCGGCCGAGGAGCTGCTGGTCGACCGGGCCGACCTGCTGGACCTGAAGCCCAACGAGATGACGGCCCTGGTCGGCGGCATGCGCGCGCTGAAGGCGAACTACAAGGACTCCGAGCTCGGCGTCTTCACCGACGAGCCGGAGACGCTGAACAACGACTTCTTCGTGAACCTCCTCGACATGGACTACGAGTGGGAGCCCGCGGAGGACCCCTCCGAGCACCAGGACATCATGGGCTGGGAGGCGCCGTCGGACGACCACGACATCTACGAGGTGATCGACCGCGAGACGGGCGAACTCGAGTGGACCGCGACCCGCGTGGACCTCGTGTTCGGTTCGAACGCCCGGCTCCGCGCCATCGCGGAGGTCTACGCCTCCGAGGACGGCGAGGAGGAGCTCGTCGACGACTTCGTCGAGGCGTGGAGCAAGGTGATGAAGCTCGACCGCTTCGACCTCGAGTGA
- a CDS encoding DUF2249 domain-containing protein encodes MLGGGPLESYLDVRARPPSVRPRTCSAAARATGRTCSGEGSGPTGPSSRVCPARRPTPTTCRSRSGARPSTCRRTAPFELHDARELPPPEPLTQTLERLPELDAETVLVQLNDREPKLLYPKLDDRGYEYDTVEVDAGVVTVVWR; translated from the coding sequence GTGCTCGGCGGTGGTCCGCTGGAGTCATACCTCGACGTTCGCGCCCGGCCACCGAGTGTCCGGCCCCGAACCTGTTCGGCCGCGGCGCGCGCGACCGGCCGAACCTGTTCGGGGGAAGGCTCTGGACCGACGGGACCCTCGAGTCGGGTATGTCCCGCACGACGACCGACGCCGACGACCTGCCGGTCGCGGAGTGGCGCGAGGCCCTCGACGTGCCGGCGGACCGCCCCCTTCGAACTGCACGACGCCCGCGAACTCCCGCCGCCGGAGCCGCTCACGCAGACGCTCGAACGGCTCCCCGAACTCGACGCAGAGACGGTGCTCGTCCAGCTGAACGACCGCGAGCCGAAACTCCTGTACCCGAAGCTCGACGACCGGGGATACGAGTACGACACCGTCGAGGTCGACGCGGGCGTCGTGACCGTCGTCTGGCGGTGA
- a CDS encoding DUF2249 domain-containing protein has protein sequence MPADVTGPTRTLDVRSLESPPYDAVVAALGDLGPGETVEIVAGAAPVPLYDALDRNGWIYESVRVAPDVWRVRVTAPGTERRDDRDGETGRSRERRRPRTDRPPRPTHP, from the coding sequence ATGCCCGCCGACGTGACGGGTCCGACCAGGACGCTGGACGTGCGATCGCTCGAGTCGCCGCCCTACGACGCCGTCGTCGCCGCCCTCGGCGACCTCGGCCCCGGCGAGACGGTCGAGATCGTCGCCGGCGCCGCACCGGTGCCGCTGTACGACGCCCTCGATCGGAACGGCTGGATCTACGAGTCCGTCCGCGTCGCACCCGACGTGTGGCGCGTCCGCGTCACGGCGCCGGGCACCGAACGACGCGACGACCGGGACGGCGAGACCGGACGCTCCCGGGAGCGACGCCGTCCGAGAACCGACCGACCGCCTCGACCGACCCACCCCTGA
- a CDS encoding halocyanin domain-containing protein encodes MNGTNRRTFVKLAAASAVAPAVAGCTGGSGGNGNGDDGTDGDDGTDGGNGGGGGDVPGEIDDYLSGANEYDGSLADHTGESEVTVEVGGGPNGLAFAPAAIRIDSGTTVVWEWSGAGGAHNVVDEDGGFESDLYSDEGESFEQTFDEAGNVRYYCNPHKSSGMRGGIVVE; translated from the coding sequence ATGAACGGCACCAATCGACGAACCTTCGTCAAGCTCGCCGCAGCGTCTGCCGTGGCACCGGCCGTCGCCGGCTGTACCGGCGGCAGCGGCGGCAACGGGAACGGCGACGACGGCACCGACGGCGACGACGGCACCGACGGCGGGAACGGCGGCGGCGGTGGCGACGTCCCCGGCGAGATCGACGACTACCTCTCCGGCGCCAACGAGTACGACGGCTCCCTCGCCGACCACACCGGCGAGAGCGAGGTGACCGTCGAGGTCGGCGGCGGCCCCAACGGGCTGGCCTTCGCCCCGGCGGCGATCCGGATCGACAGCGGCACCACCGTCGTCTGGGAGTGGAGCGGCGCGGGCGGGGCCCACAACGTCGTCGACGAGGACGGCGGCTTCGAGAGCGACCTCTACAGCGACGAGGGCGAATCGTTCGAACAGACCTTCGACGAGGCGGGGAACGTCCGCTACTACTGCAACCCGCACAAGAGCTCCGGCATGCGCGGCGGCATCGTCGTCGAGTAA
- a CDS encoding DUF7521 family protein, with protein MTPEQLQLAIVAANTATLVAGGFVTLLAFRAHRRTGSRSLRALTVGLGCITAGTLLGGLLHQSGVAPLLVGVTVQSVCIALGFLLLGWSLVRNREADVEPRLPAP; from the coding sequence GTGACCCCGGAACAGCTCCAGCTGGCCATCGTCGCGGCCAACACGGCGACGCTGGTCGCCGGCGGCTTCGTCACGCTGCTGGCGTTCCGCGCCCACCGACGGACGGGCTCGCGGTCGCTCCGGGCGCTCACCGTCGGCCTCGGCTGCATCACCGCGGGCACGCTGCTCGGCGGCCTGCTCCACCAGTCCGGCGTCGCGCCGCTCCTCGTGGGCGTCACCGTCCAGAGCGTCTGCATCGCCCTCGGGTTCCTGCTGCTCGGCTGGTCGCTCGTCCGCAACCGGGAGGCCGACGTCGAACCCAGGCTCCCGGCGCCCTGA
- a CDS encoding helix-turn-helix domain-containing protein has product MPLAQLSVDLPEGTWIRDVSTDHPEATVRVLAAMPGDDGVGFALLQVTAPEMEAVVRAMAEHPAMTDLEPLQRSGQQVIVQIETTAPLLLLSAQASRIPIEPPVVIQDGVANVEVRASNDRLSELGDQLEAFGHSFTVDAIHDEADPEQLLSPRQRDLLLSAVEAGYYDTPRECSLTQLAEDAGIAKSTCSETLHRAEGLVVRRFVERHLVAPERVRENDHPGPEAN; this is encoded by the coding sequence ATGCCCCTGGCACAGCTCAGCGTCGACCTCCCCGAGGGGACCTGGATCCGCGACGTCTCGACCGACCACCCCGAGGCGACGGTCCGCGTCCTCGCGGCGATGCCCGGCGACGACGGCGTCGGCTTCGCGCTCCTGCAGGTGACCGCCCCGGAGATGGAGGCCGTCGTCCGCGCGATGGCCGAACACCCCGCGATGACCGACCTCGAGCCACTGCAGCGCTCCGGTCAGCAGGTCATCGTCCAGATCGAGACGACGGCGCCGCTGCTGTTGCTGTCGGCGCAGGCCTCCCGGATCCCCATCGAGCCGCCCGTCGTCATCCAGGACGGCGTCGCGAACGTCGAGGTGCGGGCCTCCAACGACCGGCTCTCCGAACTCGGCGACCAGCTGGAGGCGTTCGGCCACTCCTTCACCGTCGACGCCATCCACGACGAGGCCGACCCCGAGCAGCTGCTCTCGCCGCGGCAGCGCGACCTCCTGCTGTCCGCCGTCGAGGCGGGCTACTACGACACGCCCCGGGAGTGCTCGCTGACCCAGCTCGCGGAGGACGCGGGCATCGCGAAGTCGACCTGCAGTGAGACGCTCCACCGCGCCGAGGGACTCGTCGTCCGACGGTTCGTCGAGCGGCACCTCGTCGCGCCCGAACGTGTTCGAGAGAACGACCACCCGGGTCCGGAGGCGAACTAG
- a CDS encoding TIGR03571 family LLM class oxidoreductase, whose protein sequence is MTPDHENAGYERLFGGDGLTFGTGFPLTGVRESRPDVDREMALAAHAESVGFDALWARDVPLYWPRFGDAGQTFDPWTWLGHVAAHTDGVALGTASVVLPVRHPVHVAKAAAGLDRLSEGRLVLGVATGDRDPEFDAFDVDREARGELFREHVDLLRTLWREDFPEVKGSWGRLDGDLDLVPKPTAETVPLLPTGHARQTVDWIGANGDGWLFYHLPKDTLESYLEDWRAAAGGKPYAMAVRTELADDPAADPEHVHLGFRAGSDWFVDYFRELQALGVDHVLVSTGGDDPERELTRFAEEVVEQV, encoded by the coding sequence GTGACCCCGGACCACGAGAACGCTGGCTACGAGCGGCTGTTCGGCGGCGACGGCCTCACCTTCGGGACCGGGTTCCCGTTGACGGGCGTCCGGGAGTCCCGGCCAGACGTCGACCGCGAGATGGCGCTGGCGGCCCACGCCGAGTCCGTCGGCTTCGACGCGCTGTGGGCCCGCGACGTACCGCTGTACTGGCCCCGGTTCGGCGACGCGGGCCAGACGTTCGATCCCTGGACCTGGCTGGGCCACGTCGCGGCCCACACCGACGGGGTCGCGCTCGGCACCGCGAGCGTCGTCCTCCCGGTCCGCCACCCCGTCCACGTCGCGAAGGCGGCCGCCGGCCTCGACCGGCTCTCCGAGGGGCGGCTCGTCCTCGGCGTCGCGACGGGGGACCGCGACCCCGAGTTCGACGCCTTCGACGTCGACCGCGAGGCCCGCGGCGAGCTGTTCCGCGAGCACGTCGACCTGCTCCGGACGCTCTGGCGCGAGGACTTCCCCGAGGTCAAGGGCTCGTGGGGCCGGCTGGACGGCGACCTTGACCTGGTGCCGAAGCCGACCGCCGAGACCGTCCCGCTGCTGCCGACCGGCCACGCCCGGCAGACCGTCGACTGGATCGGGGCGAACGGCGACGGCTGGCTGTTCTACCACCTCCCGAAGGACACCCTCGAGTCGTACCTCGAGGACTGGCGGGCGGCGGCCGGCGGGAAGCCCTACGCCATGGCGGTCCGGACGGAACTCGCCGACGACCCGGCGGCCGACCCCGAGCACGTCCACCTCGGCTTCCGCGCCGGCAGCGACTGGTTCGTCGACTACTTCCGGGAGCTCCAGGCGCTGGGCGTCGACCACGTGCTCGTCTCGACGGGGGGAGATGACCCCGAACGCGAACTCACCCGCTTCGCCGAGGAGGTAGTCGAGCAGGTGTAG
- a CDS encoding TIGR04347 family pseudo-SAM/SPASM protein → MISVSTLLCGHDAGGNRLRYDVDTGSADPVSAAPQRRPVVVWNTTNRCNLECVHCYAGAGPEPRSDELSTAEGRRLLSDLADYGVPVVLFSGGEPLVRDDLLELVAHAADEGLRPVLSTNGTLLTRERARRLKDAGLAYAGVSVDGLPERNDAFRGVEGAFDAAVEGIEACLDVGLKTGLRYTVTGENVDDLPGVVDLLRDVGVDRFCFYHLAYSGRGADLGSVDLDDGRRREVVRTVCDRTVASHRDGDGIETLLVGNYADAAFLVEYARETFGEETARRVYERLRRNGGDPAGERVAAVDCLGNVHPTQFWRSYSLGNVRDRPFGEIWSDESNPLLSTLRDRPASLTGKCADCRYRDVCRGGSRLRSLAVGDGLFGPDPQCYLRPEERQGSRPTVGAD, encoded by the coding sequence ATGATCTCCGTCAGCACGCTGCTCTGCGGCCACGACGCCGGCGGCAACCGGCTCCGCTACGACGTCGACACCGGGAGCGCCGACCCGGTCTCGGCGGCCCCGCAGCGGCGACCGGTCGTCGTCTGGAACACCACGAACCGCTGTAACCTCGAGTGCGTCCACTGCTACGCCGGCGCGGGCCCCGAGCCGCGGAGCGACGAACTGTCGACGGCCGAGGGCAGGCGCCTGCTGTCGGACCTCGCCGACTACGGCGTCCCGGTCGTGCTGTTCTCCGGTGGCGAGCCGCTGGTCCGCGACGACCTCCTGGAGCTGGTCGCCCACGCCGCCGACGAGGGGCTCCGACCCGTGCTGTCCACCAACGGGACGCTGCTGACGCGGGAGCGAGCCCGACGGCTGAAGGACGCCGGACTGGCCTACGCCGGCGTCTCGGTGGACGGGCTGCCGGAGCGCAACGACGCGTTCCGCGGGGTCGAGGGCGCCTTCGACGCGGCCGTCGAGGGCATCGAGGCCTGCCTGGACGTCGGCCTCAAGACCGGCCTCCGGTACACGGTGACCGGCGAGAACGTCGACGACCTGCCGGGCGTCGTCGACCTCCTCCGGGACGTCGGCGTCGACCGCTTCTGCTTCTACCACCTCGCCTACAGCGGCCGGGGCGCCGACCTCGGCTCGGTGGACCTCGACGACGGGCGGCGCCGCGAGGTCGTCCGCACCGTCTGCGACCGGACCGTGGCTTCCCACCGCGACGGCGACGGCATCGAGACGCTGCTGGTCGGCAACTACGCCGACGCCGCCTTCCTCGTCGAGTACGCCCGGGAGACCTTCGGCGAGGAGACCGCCCGGCGGGTGTACGAGCGGCTCCGCCGGAACGGCGGCGACCCGGCCGGCGAGCGCGTGGCGGCCGTCGACTGCCTCGGCAACGTCCACCCCACGCAGTTCTGGCGCTCCTACAGCCTCGGCAACGTCCGGGACCGACCGTTCGGCGAGATCTGGAGCGACGAGTCGAACCCGCTGCTGTCGACGCTCCGCGACCGCCCGGCGAGCCTGACGGGCAAGTGCGCCGACTGCCGCTACCGGGACGTCTGCCGTGGCGGCTCCCGGTTGCGCTCGCTGGCGGTCGGCGACGGCCTCTTCGGCCCCGACCCGCAGTGTTACCTCCGCCCCGAGGAGCGACAGGGAAGTCGGCCGACAGTCGGCGCGGACTGA
- a CDS encoding TIGR04053 family radical SAM/SPASM domain-containing protein: MTTSERAPTCPPSPRAVDTDERPFVLVWEVTQACELACDHCRADARPHRHPGELSTEEGKRLLDEARAFGEGQLVVLSGGDPMVRDDVVELVEYGADLGLRMTLTPSGTERLSADDVDALADAGLRRMALSIDGPETVHDLFRGEVGSFERTVEAAEAARVAGLPLQINTTVCEATVESLPAVRELVADLGAVLWSVFFLVPVGRGRVLESVSPERAESVLEWLATVSGTAPFGVKTTEAPHYRRVSMQRDRDATAAPDADDVGRRSGIVAGDGFAFVSHTGEVYPSGFLPEPAGDVREESLPSIYRESDMFERLRDRDALRGKCGACEYRHVCGGSRSRAYAATGDPLASDPLCAYLPEGYDGPLPRDDR, translated from the coding sequence ATGACCACGAGCGAACGAGCCCCGACGTGCCCGCCGTCGCCGCGGGCGGTCGACACCGACGAGCGGCCGTTCGTCCTCGTCTGGGAGGTGACCCAGGCCTGCGAGCTCGCCTGCGACCACTGCCGCGCGGACGCCCGACCCCACCGCCACCCCGGGGAACTGTCGACGGAGGAGGGCAAGCGACTGCTCGACGAGGCCCGGGCGTTCGGCGAGGGGCAGCTGGTCGTCCTCTCCGGCGGGGACCCGATGGTCCGCGACGACGTCGTCGAACTGGTCGAGTACGGCGCCGACCTGGGCCTCCGGATGACGCTCACGCCCAGCGGCACCGAGCGGTTGTCCGCCGACGACGTCGACGCGCTCGCGGACGCCGGCCTCCGGCGGATGGCGCTCAGCATCGACGGCCCCGAGACCGTCCACGACCTCTTCCGCGGGGAGGTAGGGAGCTTCGAGCGGACCGTCGAGGCCGCGGAGGCCGCCCGCGTGGCTGGCCTCCCGCTGCAGATCAACACCACGGTCTGCGAGGCGACCGTCGAGTCGCTGCCGGCGGTCCGGGAACTGGTGGCGGACCTCGGCGCCGTCCTCTGGTCGGTGTTCTTCCTCGTACCGGTGGGGCGCGGCCGGGTCCTCGAGAGCGTCTCCCCGGAGCGCGCCGAGTCAGTCCTGGAGTGGCTCGCTACCGTCTCGGGGACGGCTCCCTTCGGCGTGAAGACCACCGAGGCACCCCACTACCGCCGGGTCTCGATGCAGCGCGACCGCGACGCGACGGCCGCACCCGACGCGGACGACGTCGGCCGCCGGAGCGGCATCGTCGCCGGCGACGGGTTCGCGTTCGTCTCCCACACCGGCGAGGTGTACCCTTCCGGGTTCCTGCCGGAACCGGCGGGCGACGTCCGCGAGGAGTCGCTGCCCTCCATCTATCGGGAGTCGGACATGTTCGAGCGGCTCCGCGACCGCGACGCACTGCGCGGGAAGTGCGGCGCCTGCGAGTACCGCCACGTCTGCGGCGGGAGCCGCTCGCGGGCCTACGCGGCGACCGGCGATCCCCTGGCCAGCGACCCGCTCTGCGCGTACCTCCCCGAAGGATACGACGGACCGCTCCCCAGAGATGACCGCTGA
- a CDS encoding cupin domain-containing protein, with the protein MPNVTSLSDLESTPHANLFPGDEPKTIRLSLGAGEAVPPHRHPDRQIVLHLLEGTVELALGDDVHELEAGEVIRFDGDQEISPTAVTDATALLVLAPRVDD; encoded by the coding sequence GTGCCGAACGTAACATCGCTGTCGGACCTCGAATCGACCCCGCACGCGAACCTCTTCCCCGGCGACGAGCCGAAGACGATCAGGCTCTCCCTCGGTGCGGGCGAGGCCGTCCCCCCGCACCGCCACCCGGATCGGCAGATCGTGCTGCACCTCCTCGAGGGGACCGTCGAACTGGCGCTCGGCGACGACGTCCACGAACTCGAGGCGGGCGAGGTGATCCGCTTCGACGGCGACCAGGAGATATCGCCGACCGCCGTCACCGACGCGACGGCGCTGCTCGTCCTCGCGCCCAGGGTCGACGACTGA
- a CDS encoding Htur_1727 family rSAM-partnered candidate RiPP, with product MVERPDRDRVDDGDRAPRGREWEVFVRESAGEPLHHAGSVRAPTPDDAHDLASRLFAWYASDLWICPSAAVSRYTSHDLAEERRPASDPTGEEPRTREWS from the coding sequence ATGGTCGAACGACCCGACCGAGACCGCGTCGACGACGGGGACCGCGCCCCCAGGGGCCGCGAGTGGGAGGTCTTCGTCAGGGAGTCCGCCGGCGAACCGCTCCATCACGCCGGGAGCGTCCGCGCCCCGACTCCCGACGACGCACACGACCTCGCCTCGCGGCTGTTCGCCTGGTACGCGAGCGACCTGTGGATCTGTCCGTCGGCGGCGGTCTCGCGGTACACGAGCCACGACCTCGCCGAGGAGCGGCGGCCGGCGTCCGACCCGACCGGCGAGGAGCCCCGGACGCGGGAGTGGTCCTGA
- a CDS encoding MoaD/ThiS family protein — translation MDVRCTGHVRTEIGRKQLDFTFEGETLRAFLDAFFAEYDVADLLIAETEDEATAHGWVPTEDDPPGTWKKNPEGEQTRAFARVAVNGRFNEHLEGLDTPLTDGDRVALMYPFIFCC, via the coding sequence GTGGACGTCCGCTGTACGGGGCACGTCCGCACCGAGATCGGCCGCAAGCAGCTCGACTTCACCTTCGAGGGCGAGACCCTCCGGGCGTTCCTCGACGCGTTCTTCGCCGAGTACGACGTCGCGGACCTCCTCATCGCGGAGACCGAGGACGAGGCGACCGCCCACGGCTGGGTGCCGACCGAGGACGACCCGCCGGGGACCTGGAAGAAGAACCCCGAGGGCGAGCAGACCCGCGCGTTCGCCAGGGTCGCCGTCAACGGCCGGTTCAACGAGCACCTCGAGGGGCTCGACACTCCCCTGACCGACGGCGACCGCGTCGCGCTCATGTACCCCTTCATCTTTTGCTGCTGA
- a CDS encoding DUF2249 domain-containing protein translates to MSDTLLDVRDVPPADRHPKIHDAFEDLAAGETLTIVNDHEPKPLFYEFAAEVESFDAEGYDVERRAPDEFVASFPKK, encoded by the coding sequence ATGTCCGATACACTACTCGACGTCCGCGACGTACCGCCCGCCGACCGCCACCCGAAGATCCACGACGCGTTCGAGGACCTCGCGGCCGGCGAGACGCTCACGATCGTCAACGACCACGAGCCGAAGCCCCTGTTCTACGAGTTCGCCGCCGAGGTCGAGTCGTTCGACGCCGAGGGTTACGACGTCGAGCGACGAGCACCGGACGAGTTCGTCGCCAGTTTCCCGAAGAAGTAG